From one Borrelia duttonii Ly genomic stretch:
- the bdr gene encoding Bdr family repetitive protein — protein MAQPQPIITQQMVLTELIKVGINRDIAADLSYRYYKNELTYKDLEYLENNFNSKIDKIEDKLKSEITSTKVELNNKIDTKFNELDNKIDKIEDRLKSEITSTKVELNNKIDAKFNELDNKIDKTEDRIKSEIISTKIELNNKIDTKFSELDNKIDKIEDRIKSEIISTKVELNNKIDAKFNELKNTGKLHNWMFGTIITLNIGIFLALFSIIYSILNK, from the coding sequence ATGGCTCAGCCACAACCAATCATCACACAACAAATGGTATTAACAGAACTTATTAAAGTAGGAATTAATAGAGACATTGCTGCTGATCTATCTTACCGATATTATAAAAATGAACTTACTTATAAAGATCTTGAATACCTAGAAAATAATTTCAATAGTAAAATTGATAAAATAGAAGATAAGCTAAAATCTGAAATTACCTCCACTAAAGTAGAACTTAATAATAAAATTGATACCAAGTTTAATGAACTTGACAATAAAATTGATAAAATTGAAGATAGACTAAAATCTGAAATTACCTCCACTAAAGTAGAACTTAATAATAAAATTGATGCTAAATTTAATGAACTTGACAATAAAATTGACAAAACCGAAGATAGAATAAAATCTGAAATTATCTCCACTAAGATAGAACTTAATAATAAAATTGATACTAAATTTAGTGAACTTGACAATAAAATTGACAAAATTGAAGATAGAATAAAATCTGAAATTATCTCCACTAAAGTAGAACTTAATAATAAAATTGATGCTAAATTTAATGAACTTAAAAACACAGGAAAACTGCATAACTGGATGTTTGGAACTATTATTACTCTTAATATAGGAATTTTTCTAGCCTTATTTTCAATAATATATTCCATACTAAACAAATAA
- a CDS encoding Vsp/OspC family lipoprotein, with the protein MEFLGKVKEVHTLVKLVDELAKAIGKKIDANGSLAAEVGQNGSLIAGVYSVILAVNTKLKGLETTDNISDKLKREIVAVETEGKTFFDKLKSGNVELGKKDASDDDTKKAIDRIGKKDGDKGVAELIKLNTAIDALLKLAIDAIEASIGELTVKSAVSNN; encoded by the coding sequence GTGGAGTTTTTGGGGAAAGTAAAAGAAGTGCATACTTTAGTTAAGTTGGTTGACGAGTTGGCTAAAGCTATAGGCAAAAAGATTGATGCTAATGGTAGTCTTGCTGCTGAAGTTGGTCAAAATGGATCATTAATTGCAGGAGTGTATAGTGTAATATTAGCTGTAAACACTAAGTTAAAAGGATTAGAAACAACAGATAACATTTCTGATAAATTGAAAAGAGAGATTGTTGCTGTTGAAACAGAAGGTAAGACATTCTTTGATAAGTTGAAAAGTGGTAATGTTGAACTTGGTAAAAAAGATGCTTCTGATGATGATACAAAGAAAGCTATAGATAGAATTGGTAAAAAGGATGGTGATAAAGGAGTTGCTGAATTGATTAAGCTTAATACGGCGATCGATGCATTGTTAAAGCTTGCTATAGATGCAATAGAAGCATCAATAGGAGAACTTACGGTTAAGTCTGCTGTGTCAAATAACTGA
- a CDS encoding variable large family protein, whose translation MMMVVVVMGCNSGGVAGGEEGKNKYLQSLVNVSNGFLNVFTSFGEMVGSVLGLNVNSKKSDVGKYFKAVQETVQGTKDKLEKIVAEMKEEKNPNAEATATVVKTLVESKLDKIIEGAKTVSEAIGDSSDFIGNVAAGGNDDNAGVVGIDINKLVNGVKSVVDVVLGEEGNAEAGDDKKAENLAARTNGDGEAGKLFDAANAGTAENAKKSAADAAKAVGSVSGADILRAIVKNGNVAVANAKDATIAGAVALRAMAKGGKFANTNAAATVDVVNAVKGTAVSAVTKALDTLTVALRKTIDLGLKEVKKVMQVNNDTPVSSEKISK comes from the coding sequence ATGATGATGGTAGTGGTGGTGATGGGATGTAATAGTGGGGGAGTAGCAGGAGGAGAGGAAGGAAAGAATAAATATTTGCAGTCATTAGTTAATGTAAGTAATGGATTTTTGAATGTTTTCACTTCATTTGGGGAAATGGTAGGGAGTGTATTGGGGTTGAATGTTAATTCAAAAAAGTCAGATGTAGGAAAATATTTTAAGGCAGTACAGGAGACTGTGCAAGGGACAAAAGATAAACTTGAGAAAATTGTTGCTGAAATGAAGGAAGAAAAGAATCCGAATGCTGAGGCTACAGCTACTGTAGTGAAAACATTGGTTGAGAGTAAACTAGATAAGATAATAGAAGGGGCAAAGACAGTAAGTGAGGCAATTGGTGATTCTAGTGATTTCATTGGGAATGTTGCTGCTGGTGGTAATGATGATAATGCAGGTGTTGTTGGAATTGATATTAATAAATTAGTTAATGGAGTTAAGTCAGTTGTAGACGTGGTACTTGGTGAAGAAGGAAATGCTGAAGCTGGAGATGATAAAAAGGCTGAAAATCTTGCTGCAAGAACTAATGGGGATGGTGAAGCAGGAAAATTGTTTGATGCTGCTAATGCAGGTACTGCGGAAAATGCAAAGAAGTCAGCAGCAGATGCAGCTAAAGCTGTTGGATCGGTAAGTGGTGCTGATATATTGCGAGCCATCGTTAAAAATGGTAATGTTGCTGTAGCTAATGCTAAAGATGCGACTATAGCAGGAGCTGTAGCATTAAGAGCAATGGCAAAAGGAGGTAAGTTTGCTAATACTAATGCTGCTGCTACTGTTGATGTTGTGAATGCAGTTAAAGGAACAGCAGTAAGTGCAGTTACTAAAGCATTAGATACATTAACAGTAGCACTAAGAAAAACAATAGATTTGGGACTTAAGGAAGTAAAAAAAGTAATGCAAGTTAATAATGATACTCCTGTATCATCTGAAAAGATAAGTAAATAA